In one Pempheris klunzingeri isolate RE-2024b chromosome 8, fPemKlu1.hap1, whole genome shotgun sequence genomic region, the following are encoded:
- the dyrk1b gene encoding dual specificity tyrosine-phosphorylation-regulated kinase 1B isoform X2, whose product MTSQHTHTHPSFSSIHSMAEQQQVLSDMTILQRRIPPSFRDPASAPLRKLSVDLIKTYKHINEVYYTKKKRRAQQVPPEDSSTKKERKVYNDGYDDDNYDYIVKNGEKWLDRYEIDSLIGKGSFGQVVKAYDHHEQEWVAIKIIKNKKAFLNQAQIELRLLELMNKHDTEMKYYIVHLKRHFMFRNHLCLVFELLSYNLYDLLRNTNFRGVSLNLTRKFAQQLCTALLFLATPELSIIHCDLKPENILLCNPKRSAIKIVDFGSSCQLGQRIYQYIQSRFYRSPEVLLGMPYDLAIDMWSLGCILVEMHTGEPLFSGSNEVDQMNKIVEVLGIPPSHMLDAAPKARKYFDKLSDGLWTVKKNKDIKKEYKPPATRRLHEILGVETGGPGGRRAGEPGHAPCDYLKFKDLILRMLDYDPKSRITPFYALQHNFFKKTTDEGTNTSSSTSTSPAMDHSHSTSTTSSVSSSGGSSGSSNDNRNYRYSNRYYNSAVTHSDYEMTSPQAPSQQQMRMWPGSDGGGGGQDPAYTQLLLHKPAASQQHQRHFLDPPHHPHPTYSHHGNGGRGLRQGGQTGIGGGGGQQGSSPQMSDSMDVGVSLGLHHLGAVSSMEASQFGSASLPLTLPIGLSAFRTRTAPTAPGPQAPPPEDYYPASNNNNPAAGGRGRPDSDEGPANS is encoded by the exons ATGACcagccagcacacacatacacacccctCCTTCAGCTCCATCCACTCCATGgccgagcagcagcag GTGCTGTCTGATATGACCATACTCCAGCGGAGGATCCCCCCCAGTTTCAGAGACCCTGCCAGCGCCCCACTGAGGAAACTCTCTGTTGATCTCATCAAAACTTACAAGCACATCAATGAG GTGTACTATACTAAGAAGAAGCGGCGGGCCCAGCAGGTTCCTCCAGAGGACAGCAGCaccaagaaggagagaaaggtcTACAATGACGGCTATGACGACGACAACTATGACTACATTGTCAAAAATGGTGAAAAGTGGCTGGACCGCTATGAGATAGACTCGCTGATTGGGAAGGGCTCCTTCGGACAG GTGGTGAAGGCCTACGACCACCATGAGCAGGAATGGGTTGCCATTAAGATCATTAAGAACAAAAAGGCATTTCTAAACCAGGCGCAGATTGAACTACGCCTGCTGGAGCTCATGAACAAGCATGACACTGAGATGAAATATTACATAG TCCACCTGAAGCGTCACTTTATGTTTAGGAACCATCTCTGTTTGGTGTTTGAGCTGTTGAGCTACAACCTGTACGATCTGCTGAGGAACACCAACTTCAGAGGAGTGTCCCTCAACCTCACCAGGAAATTTGCACAGCAGCTGTGTACAG CGCTATTATTCCTGGCTACTCCAGAGTTGTCAATCATTCACTGCGACCTGAAACCAgagaacatcctgctgtgtaaCCCCAAGAGATCTGCCATCAAGATAGTTGACTTTGGATCCTCCTGCCAGCTCGGACAGAGG ATCTACCAGTACATCCAGAGCAGGTTTTACCGCTCTCCTGAGGTGCTGTTGGGGATGCCGTATGACCTGGCTATCGACATGTGGTCTCTGGGGTGCATCCTGGTGGAGATGCACACAGGAGAGCCTCTCTTTAGCGGCTCCAATGAG GTTGACCAGATGAATAAGATTGTGGAGGTTCTGGGCATCCCTCCCAGTCACATGCTGGATGCAGCTCCTAAAGCCAGGAAGTATTTTGACAAGCTGTCAGATGGTCTGTggacagtgaagaaaaacaaggacatCAAGAAG GAGTACAAGCCCCCAGCCACACGGCGTCTTCATGAGATTTTGGGTGTAGAGACTGGGGGCCCGGGGGGGCGGAGGGCAGGGGAGCCAGGACACGCACCCTGTGACTACCTGAAATTTAAAG ACCTGATCCTGCGCATGCTGGACTACGACCCTAAAAGCCGCATCACGCCATTCTACGCCCTGCAGCACAATTTCTTTAAGAAGACGACAGATGAAGGAACCAACACCAGTTCATCTACATCCACCTCTCCTGCCATGGACCACTCCCATTCAACCTCCACTACTAGCTCTGTCTCTAGCTCTG GTGGCTCCAGTGGTTCTTCCAATGACAACCGCAACTACCGCTACAGTAACCGCTACTACAACTCTGCTGTTACACATTCAGACTATGAGATGACCAGCCCTCAG gctcCCTCCCAGCAGCAGATGAGGATGTGGCCGGGCAgtgatggtggaggtgggggtCAGGACCCAGCATACACCCAGTTGCTGCTCCACAAGCCGGCTGCCTCCCAACAGCACCAGCGCCACTTCCTGGacccaccccaccacccccacccaaCTTACTCCCACCACGGGAACGGTGGGCGTGGCCTGCGGCAGGGCGGACAAACGGGCATCGGTGGAGGAGGGGGCCAGCAGGGATCCTCGCCCCAGATGAGTGACAGCATGGATGTGGGCGTGTCCCTAGGGCTGCACCACCTGGGGGCGGTGTCTTCCATGGAGGCCTCTCAGTTTGGCtctgcctccctgcctctcACTCTGCCAATCGGACTTTCTGCCTTCCGGACTCGGACGGCCCCCACCGCCCCAGGGCCACAAGCCCCGCCCCCTGAGGACTACTACCCTGCCTCCAACAACAATAACCCCGCTGCGGGGGGCAGAGGGAGGCCGGACTCAGATGAGGGGCCAGCCAACTCTTGA
- the dyrk1b gene encoding dual specificity tyrosine-phosphorylation-regulated kinase 1B isoform X1 yields the protein MVITSSSVEDKTVPSCRMVQSEPWMTSALLRKNKSVSSSGCPPTSSSSSSSSSSSSTAQGFSLAEPAMTSQHTHTHPSFSSIHSMAEQQQVLSDMTILQRRIPPSFRDPASAPLRKLSVDLIKTYKHINEVYYTKKKRRAQQVPPEDSSTKKERKVYNDGYDDDNYDYIVKNGEKWLDRYEIDSLIGKGSFGQVVKAYDHHEQEWVAIKIIKNKKAFLNQAQIELRLLELMNKHDTEMKYYIVHLKRHFMFRNHLCLVFELLSYNLYDLLRNTNFRGVSLNLTRKFAQQLCTALLFLATPELSIIHCDLKPENILLCNPKRSAIKIVDFGSSCQLGQRIYQYIQSRFYRSPEVLLGMPYDLAIDMWSLGCILVEMHTGEPLFSGSNEVDQMNKIVEVLGIPPSHMLDAAPKARKYFDKLSDGLWTVKKNKDIKKEYKPPATRRLHEILGVETGGPGGRRAGEPGHAPCDYLKFKDLILRMLDYDPKSRITPFYALQHNFFKKTTDEGTNTSSSTSTSPAMDHSHSTSTTSSVSSSGGSSGSSNDNRNYRYSNRYYNSAVTHSDYEMTSPQAPSQQQMRMWPGSDGGGGGQDPAYTQLLLHKPAASQQHQRHFLDPPHHPHPTYSHHGNGGRGLRQGGQTGIGGGGGQQGSSPQMSDSMDVGVSLGLHHLGAVSSMEASQFGSASLPLTLPIGLSAFRTRTAPTAPGPQAPPPEDYYPASNNNNPAAGGRGRPDSDEGPANS from the exons ATGGTGATCACATCATCATCCGTGGAGGACAAGACTGTGCCCTCTTGCAGGATGGTCCAATCAGAACCCTGGATGACCTCTGCCCTGCTGCGCAAGAACAAga gtgtAAGCAGCTCAGGATGTCcgcccacctcctcctcctcctcctcctcctcctcctcctcctccactgcccaGGGCTTCTCCCTCGCTGAGCCAGCCATGACcagccagcacacacatacacacccctCCTTCAGCTCCATCCACTCCATGgccgagcagcagcag GTGCTGTCTGATATGACCATACTCCAGCGGAGGATCCCCCCCAGTTTCAGAGACCCTGCCAGCGCCCCACTGAGGAAACTCTCTGTTGATCTCATCAAAACTTACAAGCACATCAATGAG GTGTACTATACTAAGAAGAAGCGGCGGGCCCAGCAGGTTCCTCCAGAGGACAGCAGCaccaagaaggagagaaaggtcTACAATGACGGCTATGACGACGACAACTATGACTACATTGTCAAAAATGGTGAAAAGTGGCTGGACCGCTATGAGATAGACTCGCTGATTGGGAAGGGCTCCTTCGGACAG GTGGTGAAGGCCTACGACCACCATGAGCAGGAATGGGTTGCCATTAAGATCATTAAGAACAAAAAGGCATTTCTAAACCAGGCGCAGATTGAACTACGCCTGCTGGAGCTCATGAACAAGCATGACACTGAGATGAAATATTACATAG TCCACCTGAAGCGTCACTTTATGTTTAGGAACCATCTCTGTTTGGTGTTTGAGCTGTTGAGCTACAACCTGTACGATCTGCTGAGGAACACCAACTTCAGAGGAGTGTCCCTCAACCTCACCAGGAAATTTGCACAGCAGCTGTGTACAG CGCTATTATTCCTGGCTACTCCAGAGTTGTCAATCATTCACTGCGACCTGAAACCAgagaacatcctgctgtgtaaCCCCAAGAGATCTGCCATCAAGATAGTTGACTTTGGATCCTCCTGCCAGCTCGGACAGAGG ATCTACCAGTACATCCAGAGCAGGTTTTACCGCTCTCCTGAGGTGCTGTTGGGGATGCCGTATGACCTGGCTATCGACATGTGGTCTCTGGGGTGCATCCTGGTGGAGATGCACACAGGAGAGCCTCTCTTTAGCGGCTCCAATGAG GTTGACCAGATGAATAAGATTGTGGAGGTTCTGGGCATCCCTCCCAGTCACATGCTGGATGCAGCTCCTAAAGCCAGGAAGTATTTTGACAAGCTGTCAGATGGTCTGTggacagtgaagaaaaacaaggacatCAAGAAG GAGTACAAGCCCCCAGCCACACGGCGTCTTCATGAGATTTTGGGTGTAGAGACTGGGGGCCCGGGGGGGCGGAGGGCAGGGGAGCCAGGACACGCACCCTGTGACTACCTGAAATTTAAAG ACCTGATCCTGCGCATGCTGGACTACGACCCTAAAAGCCGCATCACGCCATTCTACGCCCTGCAGCACAATTTCTTTAAGAAGACGACAGATGAAGGAACCAACACCAGTTCATCTACATCCACCTCTCCTGCCATGGACCACTCCCATTCAACCTCCACTACTAGCTCTGTCTCTAGCTCTG GTGGCTCCAGTGGTTCTTCCAATGACAACCGCAACTACCGCTACAGTAACCGCTACTACAACTCTGCTGTTACACATTCAGACTATGAGATGACCAGCCCTCAG gctcCCTCCCAGCAGCAGATGAGGATGTGGCCGGGCAgtgatggtggaggtgggggtCAGGACCCAGCATACACCCAGTTGCTGCTCCACAAGCCGGCTGCCTCCCAACAGCACCAGCGCCACTTCCTGGacccaccccaccacccccacccaaCTTACTCCCACCACGGGAACGGTGGGCGTGGCCTGCGGCAGGGCGGACAAACGGGCATCGGTGGAGGAGGGGGCCAGCAGGGATCCTCGCCCCAGATGAGTGACAGCATGGATGTGGGCGTGTCCCTAGGGCTGCACCACCTGGGGGCGGTGTCTTCCATGGAGGCCTCTCAGTTTGGCtctgcctccctgcctctcACTCTGCCAATCGGACTTTCTGCCTTCCGGACTCGGACGGCCCCCACCGCCCCAGGGCCACAAGCCCCGCCCCCTGAGGACTACTACCCTGCCTCCAACAACAATAACCCCGCTGCGGGGGGCAGAGGGAGGCCGGACTCAGATGAGGGGCCAGCCAACTCTTGA